A genomic window from Streptomyces mirabilis includes:
- a CDS encoding lasso peptide biosynthesis PqqD family chaperone — MSVTFSLNPQVSLAETDDGAVLLHERTGRYWQLNTTGISVLRSLTSGQTCEQAAQTLASQHAISAMHARNDIAALLASLRSADLLRESR; from the coding sequence GTGAGCGTCACTTTTTCCCTTAATCCGCAGGTATCCCTCGCTGAGACGGACGACGGAGCTGTACTTCTCCATGAACGCACCGGTCGCTACTGGCAGTTGAACACCACCGGGATATCTGTCCTCCGCAGCCTGACCAGTGGTCAGACCTGCGAGCAAGCGGCTCAGACCCTCGCCTCCCAGCATGCTATTTCCGCGATGCACGCTCGCAACGACATTGCGGCTCTCCTGGCGTCCCTGCGCTCGGCGGACCTGCTACGGGAGAGCCGATGA